Proteins co-encoded in one Nonlabens agnitus genomic window:
- a CDS encoding Ig-like domain-containing protein: MMKKRYNIIWKSLALLGVAAAVLIGCEREISDDAVEALFSDNPDVFIDSFSSGLEYLPFGGSKQDAFTVDTETVFEGSASMRFDVPNVGDPDGAFAGAIFPDLNGGRNLTKYDALTFYAKATTAGTINEIGFGQDFGEARYLVTRLNLRLTTNWRKYVIPIPDPSVLTQESGLLWYSEGPEDGDGYTFWLDNVQFEKLGTVAQPRPSILNGQDLAQQSFISSSLTIDGLGQTFNTANGQDVTVIPAPAYFDFRSSDPSVAAVDEQGRVTVVSAGTAIITASLNGVDATGSLNIESVGAFPHAPVPTRPASNVTSLFSDAYENVPVRHYNGFFAPFQTTQGGAGSDPNNVDIQAPFADGSLDNIINYTQLNFVSIGMYETVPNVDVSSRTTFHVDINVRETVNNGDFIRIELETGTGSGQVSGSSFTISAAMLRNVDDDGWASIDIPLSSFSGFNNRSRLGQVFFISDNTISNIWVDNVYFYNQ; encoded by the coding sequence ATGATGAAAAAGAGATATAATATAATTTGGAAAAGCCTAGCACTTCTGGGCGTGGCCGCAGCTGTTTTGATAGGTTGTGAACGTGAAATTTCAGACGATGCTGTAGAAGCGTTGTTCTCAGATAATCCAGACGTTTTTATTGATAGCTTTAGCTCTGGACTTGAATATTTACCTTTTGGTGGTTCAAAGCAAGATGCTTTTACAGTCGATACTGAAACGGTCTTTGAAGGTTCTGCATCCATGCGATTTGATGTGCCTAACGTCGGTGATCCTGATGGTGCCTTTGCAGGTGCTATTTTTCCAGACTTGAATGGTGGAAGAAATCTAACTAAATATGACGCACTTACATTCTATGCCAAGGCTACAACGGCTGGTACCATAAATGAAATTGGTTTTGGTCAAGATTTTGGAGAGGCAAGATACTTAGTGACTCGCCTGAATCTTAGACTGACTACAAATTGGAGAAAATACGTTATCCCTATTCCAGACCCTTCTGTACTTACTCAAGAATCTGGATTGCTATGGTATTCAGAAGGTCCAGAAGATGGTGACGGTTATACGTTCTGGCTTGATAATGTACAGTTTGAAAAATTAGGAACAGTAGCTCAACCTAGGCCGTCAATTTTGAATGGTCAAGATCTAGCACAACAATCTTTTATTAGTTCCTCATTGACAATTGACGGTTTGGGACAAACTTTCAATACAGCAAACGGACAAGATGTTACCGTGATTCCCGCACCTGCCTATTTCGATTTTAGATCTTCAGATCCTTCCGTAGCTGCTGTTGACGAACAAGGTCGGGTTACAGTCGTTAGTGCAGGAACAGCAATAATCACGGCCTCATTAAATGGGGTTGACGCTACTGGATCACTAAACATAGAGTCTGTAGGAGCATTTCCACATGCTCCCGTACCTACCAGGCCTGCCTCAAACGTCACTTCATTATTTAGCGACGCTTACGAAAACGTACCAGTGAGACACTATAATGGTTTTTTTGCACCCTTTCAAACCACACAAGGCGGCGCCGGATCTGACCCAAATAATGTTGATATACAGGCTCCTTTTGCAGATGGCTCCTTAGACAATATTATCAATTATACGCAATTAAACTTTGTGAGTATAGGAATGTATGAAACGGTTCCTAATGTAGATGTCAGCTCACGAACCACTTTTCATGTAGATATTAACGTGAGAGAAACAGTTAATAATGGGGACTTTATTCGAATAGAATTGGAAACTGGAACAGGAAGCGGCCAGGTATCTGGTAGCTCTTTTACCATTTCAGCTGCGATGTTAAGAAACGTTGATGATGACGGTTGGGCTAGTATTGATATACCGCTATCAAGTTTTAGCGGGTTTAATAATCGATCTAGGTTAGGGCAGGTTTTCTTTATTTCTGACAATACAATATCAAATATCTGGGTAGATAATGTCTATTTCTATAATCAGTAA
- a CDS encoding glycoside hydrolase family 16 protein has translation MNTPFIKQLKLKLNSIVPIFLICTIVSCENDEKQTVTTLNKLVLAEEFDVDGAPDPNLWSYDLGDGTARGLVGWGNNELQFYTDRPENIVVEDGMLKITAIRENFQGSQYTSARILTENKFQKKYGRFEARMKLPYSQGIWPAFWMLGDDQNGTLVWPQLGEIDIMEYRGQNPTEVLGSVHGPGYSGGNAQSKSYMLTNDRFDTDFHIFGIEWGPNYINYYVDDVLYNQITPDDVDGEWVFNNNEFYMLINLAVGGSFVGAPNENTVLPQTLFVDYVRVYE, from the coding sequence ATGAATACGCCATTTATAAAGCAGTTAAAATTAAAACTTAACAGTATAGTTCCGATCTTTTTGATTTGCACAATTGTAAGCTGTGAGAATGATGAAAAGCAGACGGTGACCACTTTGAATAAATTAGTCCTTGCAGAGGAGTTTGATGTGGACGGTGCTCCAGATCCTAACTTATGGAGTTACGATCTAGGCGATGGTACGGCACGTGGACTGGTAGGTTGGGGAAACAATGAACTCCAATTTTATACCGACCGACCAGAAAACATTGTGGTGGAAGATGGTATGTTAAAGATCACTGCGATCAGAGAAAACTTTCAAGGATCCCAATACACGTCAGCTAGAATTCTGACTGAAAATAAATTCCAAAAGAAATATGGTCGCTTTGAAGCGAGAATGAAGCTGCCCTACAGCCAGGGAATCTGGCCGGCATTCTGGATGCTGGGCGATGATCAGAATGGTACACTGGTCTGGCCACAATTGGGCGAGATCGACATTATGGAGTATCGCGGTCAGAATCCTACTGAAGTTTTGGGAAGCGTTCACGGACCAGGATATTCTGGTGGCAATGCGCAATCAAAATCCTACATGCTTACCAATGATAGGTTTGATACAGATTTCCACATTTTTGGAATAGAATGGGGACCTAACTACATCAACTATTATGTGGATGATGTGCTTTACAATCAAATCACTCCAGACGATGTCGATGGCGAGTGGGTTTTCAACAACAATGAATTTTATATGTTGATCAACCTTGCTGTAGGCGGCTCCTTTGTAGGCGCACCCAATGAAAACACCGTGCTTCCGCAAACTCTATTTGTGGATTATGTGAGGGTTTACGAGTAA